In Helianthus annuus cultivar XRQ/B chromosome 9, HanXRQr2.0-SUNRISE, whole genome shotgun sequence, the following are encoded in one genomic region:
- the LOC110877942 gene encoding pectin acetylesterase 12, translating into MKNMIFNCFFIFFLIGFTVLGKCANGYEFFDTNSTKMLSFVENYSNFNQSAAGYYNPLYVGLTLIRGAAAKGAVCLDGTLPGYHLHRGYGSGANSWIVHLEGGGWCNSIRTCVYRKTTRRGSSNYFEKQLAFTGILSNKAQENPDFFNWNRVKIRYCDGASFTGDSEDKVHGLQFRGQKIWLAAIEELMSKGMRYANQALLSGCSAGGLASILHCDEFRGFFSRRTRVKCLADAGMFMDARDVAGGHTLRNMYNGVVTLQGSGKNLPRTCTNHLDPTSCFFPQNIISNLRTPMFLLNTAYDSWQIIASLAPPTADRRGTWKACQKNPASCSPSQLNFLQGFRNQMLNSVKRFSMSRQNGLFINSCFAHCQSERQDTWFADNSPLLGNKPIALAVGDWYFERSAVKKIDCPYPCDKTCHNLVFRA; encoded by the exons ATGAAAAACAtgatttttaattgttttttcatatttttcttgATTGGATTCACTGTGTTGGGCAAATGTGCAAATGGGTATGAATTTTTTGATACAAATTCAACAAAAATGTTGTCATTTGTAGAAAATTATTCTAATTTTAATCAGTCTGCTGCTGGTTATTATAATCCACTTTATGTGGGTCTTACTTTGATTCGTGGAGCTGCTGCAAAAGGTGCAG TATGCTTGGATGGAACATTACCCGGGTATCATTTACACCGTGGATACGGTTCGGGTGCAAACAGTTGGATCGTTCATTTGGAG GGTGGAGGATGGTGTAACAGCATTAGAACTTGCGTTTATCGCAAGACAACAAGACGTGGATCTTCGAACTATTTTGAAAAACAGTTGGCGTTTACAGGGATTCTGAGCAATAAGGCTCAAGAAAATCCAG ATTTTTTCAATTGGAATCGGGTGAAGATTCGTTATTGTGACGGTGCATCTTTCACCGGGGATTCCGAAGATAAG GTTCATGGATTGCAATTTAGAGGACAAAAAATATGGTTGGCGGCCATCGAAGAGTTGATGTCAAAAGGAATGCGGTATGCTAACCAG GCACTTCTTTCCGGATGCTCTGCGGGTGGCCTTGCCTCTATTTTACACTGTGACGAGTTCCGAGGTTTTTTCTCAAGAAGAACTAGAGtcaagtgtttagctgacgctggaATGTTCATGGATGC GCGCGATGTAGCTGGTGGACACACACTAAGAAACATGTATAATGGTGTTGTTACATTACAG GGGTCTGGTAAAAACTTGCCAAGAACGTGCACCAACCACCTCGATCCAACTTCC TGCTTTTTCCCGCAAAATATTATCTCGAATCTCAGAACGCCTATGTTCCTCCTAAATACAGCCTATGATTCCTGGCAG ATCATCGCCAGTTTAGCTCCACCAACGGCTGATCGTCGCGGGACTTGGAAGGCGTGTCAAAAGAACCCTGCAAGTTGTTCACCTTCACAATTAAATTTCCTTCAAG GATTTAGAAACCAGATGCTGAATTCGGTCAAAAGATTCTCAATGTCGAGACAGAACGGATTGTTCATAAATTCATGTTTTGCTCATTGCCAATCAGAAAGGCAGGATACATGGTTTGCTGATAATTCCCCTCTTCTCGGAAACAAG CCGATTGCATTGGCGGTTGGAGACTGGTATTTTGAGCGTTCAGCTGTCAAAAAAATAGACTGCCCGTACCCATGTGACAAAACATGTCACAACCTCGTATTCAGAGCATAA